A genomic segment from Poecilia reticulata strain Guanapo linkage group LG3, Guppy_female_1.0+MT, whole genome shotgun sequence encodes:
- the LOC103462823 gene encoding transcription factor Adf-1-like gives MNATEEKLAELVREHPNLYDQSRGDYRNSVKGHLAWKEIGAXMGKSEEEVKLLWKNLRDKFCKARKRLVRRQFPQQDESDLPWEVQVPGLFSQMAWLTAHVKLRPEVGGSVGDPQETTGRADDMEKEQEEDKKRLLDPLPVVTTSFSLAEPAPSCHQIIEPSAKRRRQAPAETGPCSADAFSSFRDEDELFLLSLLPSLKRLTIKKRMEVRMKFQQVLYAAEFED, from the exons ATGAACGCAACCGAGGAGAAGCTGGCGGAGCTCGTGCGCGAACACCCGAACCTGTACGACCAGTCGCGCGGGGACTACCGAAACAGCGTGAAGGGGCACCTGGCGTGGAAGGAGATAGGCGCCKCGATGGGGAAGTCCGAGGAAGAAGTGAAGCTGCTGTGGAAAAACCTGCGCGACAAGTTCTGTAAAGCGAGGAAGCGGCTGGTGCGGAGACAGTTCCCCCAGCAGGACGAAAGCGACCTCCCGTGGGAGGTGCAGGTCCCGGGGCTGTTCAGCCAGATGGCCTGGCTCACCGCACACGTTAAACTACGGCCGGAGGTCGGAGGGAGCGTGGGGGACCCACAGGAG ACAACTGGAAGAGCAGACGACATGGAAAAAGAGCAAGAGGAAGACAAGAAGAGGCTGCTTGACCCCCTCCCGGTTGTCACCACCAGTTTTTCTCTTGCAGAGCCCGCTCCAAGCTGCCACCAGATCATCGAACCTTCTGCTAAACGCAGAAGACAAGCTCCAGCAGAAACTGGGCCATGTTCTGCTGATGCATTCAGCAGTTTCAGGGATGAAGACGAACTGTTTCTGCTCAGCCTGCTGCCCTCACTGAAGAGGCTCACCATTAAAAAAAGGATGGAGGTCCGCATGAAGTTCCAGCAGGTGCTTTACGCTGCAGAGTTTGAGGACTAA